TTTGTTTACTTTTGTTGTTAATTGTTGCATAGGTTGGAAATTCATAATTATTAgaggactttttttttttttttgtaaaattataaGTCTCTATAaaactttttttaaaactaaataatcaTAAATCATGAGTTGGTGAAGTGGATAAGTTTCTATAATTTCTTCCAAAGGTCaagagttcaaatcctattgcTTACATTatataaaattcgaatttttttaaattaatcgGTTACCGgaccggttattcggttaaccggttctttaaccggttcggttatcggttataACAATGAGGCTTATccggttccggttaaccggtaaaccggttcggttaaaaccgaaccggaccgattaCCAGCCCTAATAATTATCTTCAAATTAAAGTTGAGTTGGACATCGAAATTGTCAGCGTGGTGCAATTGTATAAGGTTAGGGTCGTTTCACTCATCAGACAGTCGCGTCACGCTGGCAATTCCGATGTCCAGTTCAGCTTTAATTTGGAAATACTCTGTGACAATAATAAGAATGAATTTTCAATTGAAGAATAAATTCCCCAATTTTAAATATCATGGGGAAAACCAAATAATGATGAAAATTCCCAAATTTATAGGTAATTaacctatattatatatatgcaaaTAAATCCAACTCAACACCATCCAACATTACCATTTATAAGCCCATTGTCAAAACCCAGCAGGATCCATTAAAGAATGCTTCATGGACTCATATTAGGCCTACAATTAGCCATAACTATAAGGTTTATGTGACTTCAACTAATTAAGTAGATTCCCTAAAAAAACTAATTAAGTAGacacaatttataaattaaatacttgcAACTTAAACTACTAGCTACATCAATCCAATCCACCATATTTGTCACGATACATAACCCAATTCATTTGCTACgaatgtctcatttcttataattaattttaattaaagggTGTGATCTAATATTAGTATCATTTATAAATTGCAATACGTTGATTTCATTAATATCAAAGGATTTCCACCAAACCTTCAAAATAACTATATAAAAAATGTAGATGCAAACAATAAGTAACAAATGAAATGTGATATATCGGATAAAATCATTTAAGCAATTAGGGGCAATTAAAAATGGTTGATTACTAAAAACTTTAATCTTGGTGACTAATTAACCATTCAATTCGTGAGATACTACACCACTAACAATGCATAACCACTTGCTAAGACCATTCAAAATTTTGCACTAATATATTAAATTGCACCTACTACCATTATCGTACTTGGCCAAATTGTTTtatttcactaatttattttaattatatcacTAATCTTGCACTAAACTATGACAAGAATTTCATACAACTAAGTGGGATTCATCTGATAAAATCTACTTTGCGGCAGTGGGCGGCTTATCATTcatgataaattgataatgCAGAAGCAACCACTCCACTAccaaatttcatttttcaaagAGAGCATAagttttatgtaaatatttgttTCTCTCAATATTGTGATACAGAAAGTATGCCTAATTCAAGCGGCAAAGTAATTAAGTCATCAAAGTACTCTAGATCTCTCTCTTACAAAAGGTCATTGATTGAAATTTTATCGACGTCGTATTGGAttgtattttcatttctttGCATATTTGGTCTAATTTATCCTGGCTTTGTTGTATTTGATTGATTCATTAATGTAATATGCAGTTTCATGATATGTTGTAACTCaagaaaaatattgatttaGTGGTTTGTAGTTGCAAATAAGTATGATTTAGACAAGTAACGTTTTGTGTTTGGTATGATTAGTGTAAGATTTAGACACCTTTGAGTTTAGTTTAGATCTTTTTTTGTGCTCAAATCTTATGTTGTATTTACTATTCATTCCATTGTGTTGATAATTCTTTGGATTAACTAGCACTTCAATATGCTTATCTCTTAAACTCATTTTCTATATTTGGTAAGGTTTATGTAAGATTTGGACACATTAGTCCTAGCAAATATCTTTCAATGTTTAATTCATTTTGTTGGTTTTTTTAGTAAGAGTGAGTCGTAGCCttgctttcaattatttatCATCCGTGAAATTTTGAACAGATGTGGAGGCTTGggaaaaaaattcttattgCGTAAGTTCATTTTTATAGTACTTTATGATCGAATTGGATAACCATTCTCTCCGTACTattctttcttactttattactttttttGATACTGGTATCATTTACCATTCTACTATTACTTATTGCGACACGTCTCACCACAAGTTACACAGATGGTATCCTATACATGATGTTAgctacttaaaaaaaaatattttttttcctaaaaaagGTCAAATTTAAAAGGATAGTGTTTCATccaaaaatccaaaataaataaataaataactttaacttTAAGCGCAATTACTTTGTGTTAGGCTTGTTGGTGTGCACGCGATGATGGACAGAGCATCCACGATTGACCCATTAAACCCAACATAACTATTTGGGCTTATCAATTAAATACAGATCATCtctatatttctatatttattccctttcttttacattttaaatataaatcgCCTTCTTTAAGGATAACATCTCAAAAACCTCTCAATAAATCTATATTTTCTTGAGTTTATCAGCTTGTTTTAAAATTAAGAGTTATTTAGATGTATATTAATGGAATCAAATATCAATTATCTACATTTACAAAATTTCTATAATTACCCGATTGCGGAATtggaataatttaatttaatttcccAAAAGTAATTGATTATGGCTACCATTAGTGGATAGTTATGGGCATAACTTCCCTCTTATTCTATTTCCAACTACACGTGGTGGTGCTAAAAAATCCtatttactctaaaaaaaaatcctatTTCTATGTGTTCCTCTCTTTTATTAATAACTCAATATTATTTAACCAAGACTGAATGATTTGATGAAATGAAGATCTTTtcttttaaagttatttttatttttttggatgaaaCACTATCCTTTTAAATTTGACCTTttttaggaaaaataaaaaaaagggcATAACTTCCCTCTTATTCTTCATGTTTaactcaattatttttattgagatcttttttcacatttttactAAGATAGAAAATTTTCTTGGGGcatgatgaaatattttttctcgGGCAGCTCCTTTTCATTCATCTTTCTCCAATgtttgataatattatctttgggTAGCAGTTtgaaaatactttcaaatattttctcatttttcatctctagtaaatatatgataaaaaaatgagaaaaatatactccctctgttccatCGAAAGTGatgcacttcttttgggcacgggatttaaggagaataagattgtagtgtaaaggtgtgtaaatgtgtatggggccacattgtttgtagtgtaaaattattaccaaaaaagaaaatgcaccactttcggtgggacggcccaaaaagaaatacgtaccactttcggtgggacggagagagtaatattttttcatcttttcttgttcatcatttctcaataaaaattttacaaccaaagtaaacgcGTGCCTACGcacccttaaaataaaattgtatcATGAATTGCAAATGTATGCAAGTTCAAGATACACACTCTTTAAAAActcattttagaaaataatattCACATCGAATTCAAACCTTTAAAGATTCAAAAAAGATGAACCCAAGAAAATCTAGAGTTGGTAAAATGAGTCCAAAAAGAATCAACTAACGTGCCATTTTGGCTACCTAAGAGGCAGCCTTAAAGCAACAAATGAGCAGCAATTAGAAGGCAAGAAACAAACCCCAAACCTCGTTGTCTCAAAACGTGGCCAAAAAAATATTGCAAATTGTGCTTCAATCCTCGGACACAAAATCACCCAACTCACACAATGTCCAAATCTTGATCATGATGAAGTCATTAGGTCACCAAGTAACCACCAAAATCTATATATAACCCTCCTCTCaaccccccctctctctccctctcctcaaCAAAACCAAGCAAAATGGGATCTCCAACCTCACTCATCCTCACACTAAACATAGCAATTATTCTTGCACTTTCTTTGTGTGCATCATCCCAAACCATCCAAGAGAAGTACTACCAATGCATCACCCTCAACTCCGAGCTCTCCATCCCCTTCTCCACGGCCTTCTCCGCCCCCGACAACGCCTCGTTCGCCACCATCCTCGAATCCTCCGCGCAGAACCTCCGATGCTTGGTCTCCTCCGTGCCCAAGCCGCAGCTCATCTTCACCCCCTACACGGAGAACCACGTCCAGGTCGCGGTCACCTGCGCCAAGGACCTCGGCCTCCAGCTCCGCGTCCGGAGCGGGGGCCACGACTACGAGGGCCTCTCCTACATCTCCACGGTGCCGGACGAGCCCTTCGTCGTCCTCGACCTCTCCAAGCTCCGCTCCATCACCGTCGACCTCAAGAACAACTGCGCGTGGGCCCAGGCCGGCGCCACCGTGGGGGAGCTCTACTACAGGATCTCCCAGAAGAGCAAGACCCACGGTTTCGCCGCCGGCCTCTGCCCTAGCCTCGGCATCGGCGGCCACATCACCGGCGGCGCCTACGGCACCATGATGCGGAAGCACGGCCTCGGCGCCGACAACGTCATCGACGCGAGAATCGTCGACGCCAACGGCGTGATCCTCGACCGGGAATCCATGGGCGAGGACCTCTTCTGGGCCCTCCGAGGCGGGGGTGGCGCCAGCTACGGCGTCATCCTCGCCTGGAAGGTCAAGCTGGTCCCCGTTCCAGAGACCGTCACGGTCTTCACCGTGCCGAAATCTCTGGAACAGGGCGCCACCAAGATCCTCTCCAAATGGCAGCAGGTCGCCGACACCATCGACGACGAGCTCTTCATCCGAGTCATCATACAGCCGACGGGCGCGAAGAAAGACGAGCGCACGATGCTAACTCTTTACAACGCCGTCTACCTCGGCCGCGCCGACCGATTACTTCAGGTGATGCAACAGAGCTTCCCGGAATTGGGACTGACCAAGAAAGACTGCACAGAGATGAGCTGGATCCAATCCGTGCTCTACATCGCCGGCTTTCCGGGCAACACGCCGCCGGAGATTCTGCTGCAGGGGAAGTCCCTCTTCAAGAACTACTTCAAAGCGAAGTCAGACTTCGTGAGGAAGCCAATCCCCGAAGACGGGATCGAAGGGCTGTGGAAGAAGATGCTGGAAGAGGATTCCCCTTTGATGATCTTCAACCCCTTCGGCGGCATGATGGGCCGGATTCCGGAATCCGAGATTCCGTTCCCACACAGGAAGGGCGTGATATTCATGATCCAGTATCTGAGCCTCTGGAACGACGAGAAGCCGGAGACGGCGGCCAAGCACGTCGACTGGATCCGGCGGCTCTACAACTACATGGCGGCGTACGCCTCCATGTTCCCCAGGGAGGCGTACGTCAACTACCGAGACCTCGATCTCGGGGCGAACAAGAATGGTTCCAGTTTCATTCAGGCGAGCTCGTGGGGTACGAGGTATTTCAAGGACAACTTCAACAGGCTTGTGGAGGTGAAGACCAAGGTTGATCCTGGTAATTTCTTCAGACATGAACAGAGCATTCCCACTCTGCCATTGATGAACCATGGTGGGGAGAAGAGCATGATGCATTGAAATAATTTGTTTGCTAGTATTGTAAGAGTTTGACAAGAGATATGCTTATGTTATTTTTAGTGGTATGTTTGAGAATTTCACTATGCTTAATCTAAACTTTTTTTAATCTATTCCATCTTTTAGTATAACCAGCAGAAAGAGCGTACGTTGAACgcataattaatattatattatttgataaaaaaaaatatgaatataatatGGATTAAATGCATGTATTATCATGAACTTAAGGCGAATTCCAAATTTAGCAAGAGTTTTAAAAGTTCCAATTAATATTACCACCTTTGCTACGTGTTCAATTTTAGCATAGATTTGTTTTCCGGCAGAACcacgtggcaatgacgtgtctTCCGGCGGACACGTCATAATTTTGTTATCCagcggtagagagagagagacgagagtgTCTGGCGGCGAATGGCCGCCATTGTCTGGCGGCGGCGTTCATCTCGTCTCCTCCGCCAACATCTCCCAAAaatcgaagaagaagaagaaaaagaaagtggaGATGGCGCGCGGTGGAGGAGGGAAGGTGGAGGAGGCGACGCGAAGGTGGCGGCGCTCGTCTCGTCTCATCTAGagctaaaaaaaaatatacctaACGGAAATACTAATAAATATTGTCATTAATTTAATACAAAAGATAATTTTGCAACattgaataataataaaaaaaaaatatgcaggCATATCAAGataaattagttttaaatatattaagccaaatttttactatattttaatttattttgtatattaatATTAGTATGTAGAAAATCATCTTATGTTTAACAGATTGACGCGGTTTCTCATGAGAACACCTCGCCAAATTTGGATGATGTTACGATTGATGATAACTTGGAGGATTTGGATGAGGAGGAACACTGCGCTGAGAGGGATGAAAGAGTTGTTGCTGGTttgcagtggcggagccaggattttttttggggggggggggggctgaattgttacgggggttcggggggcggtagccccctggaatttttttttgggggcattcaatacattttagacattttttactaaaatacaaatttaataataataataacaacattttcatagataatatagttcaaaacatttactaaaattttttgggggcattcaatacattttagacattttttactaaaatacaaatataataataataataataataataataataataataataataataataataataataataataataataataataataataataataataataataataataacaacattttcatagataatatagttcaaaacatttactaaaaaaattttggggggcattcaatacatttaaacattttttactaaaatacaaatataataataataataataacaacattttcatagataatatagttcaacatttactaaaaaaaattttgggggcattcaatacattttagacatttttttactaaaatacaaatataataataataacaacaacattttcatagataatatatagttcaaaacatttactaaaaaattttttgggggcattcaatacattttagacatttttaataaaatacaaatataataataataataacaacattttcatagataatatagttcaaaacatttactaaatttttttttggggtcattcaatacattttagacatttttactataataataataataataataataataataataataataataataataataataataataataataataataataataataataataagggaaaattgcacctaaatacacaaactttgccaaaaatccatatttgacgcgaagttaggattttacattttaatacaccaactttcgttgttgtccaaatttgacatgacttaattcttaaaaattcaaaaaataactcctttttgtaaataattatacaaatacccacttatgttataatttgggacatttaaatcaaaacaagacatttccttatgatgttttcttttaaaccattttaggcgcggatcaaagattaaaagaaaacatcacaaggaaatatcttattttggtttaaatgtcccaaataataacataagtgggtctttgtataattatttacaaaaaagggttgtttttgaatttttaagaattaagtcgtgtcaaatttggacaacaacgaaaattggtgtattaaaatgtaaaatcctaacttcgcgtcaaatatggatttttggcaaagtttgtgtattttcacgcaattatccctaataataataataataataataataacaacattttcatagataatatagttcaaaacatttactaaaataattttggggggcattcaatacatttagacattttttactaaaatacaaatataataataataataacaacattttcatagataatatagttcaacatttactaaaaaaaaatttgggggcattcaatacattttagacattttttactaaaatacaaatataataataataataacaacattttcatagataatatagttcaaaacatttactaaaattttttttgggggcattcaatacattttagacattttttactaaaatacaaatataataataataataatcaccCCCCCCCCCGGCTACGCCCCTGCTGGTTTGGTAGATTCGGCGAGCAAGCACAACCTAAAGTTGGGGGCGGTATTGGGAGGCAGGCTATAAGCAGGGGTGTCTCGCTTAATGGTAGCAATGGCTCGTTCACTCCTGCCCCAGAGGATAATGCTAGTCGCATTAGTCGTTTAGAATAACAGGTTAGTCAAGGGATGCAAATGCTCTCGGACGTGCCGACCAAGCGAGGTCGTGGCCGTCCTAAGGGCACGAGAAAAGGCATGGGAGCGCAAGCAATACGCCAACCTTCTGTAAATTGGCCGTTCTGTGAGCATGGCCAACCTTAGTAAGAACATTCGCCCTAGCAATACGCAAAATATCAAGAATATCCACCGGCAATAATTGggcttcctcttcctcattCACCATGAGCCTCGCGGCAAGAATGGAATCTGTATAAATCTCCACAAGCGTTAGACCATGTTCCATGCTAATAATATTTAAACGAcaggtgtgcgtgtgttggccaagcggtaaagGGTTAATGTCTatggccaaaggtcttgggtttgaGTCCCCTGTGGCgtaatctttaaatttctttatttaatattgttaatttatcaaaaaaaatatttgtacgACAGCCATAATCTCACCCGTCATGTCGTCGACGACGGAGCCATCCTCTTCGCTCCAACCACCTCAATCTTGCCTTCATGGTTTTTGAGTATGTTAAATGTTAGTTTATTGTAAGTAGGTGTCTTTTCGTATCGAGGGGATTCTTGACAATGCCCAATGTTCGTTTGGGTCTagtgattatttattttttgaagaaaTGGAATATTATTTAGTAGGAATATATCAAAATGTTATTCTATTGAATCTATTCATAGCCTTTATTTTACCTTATACTTCATAAGTTAACccctaaattaaattaaatttgtaataaattaacaatttcatttaaataaatctaaaagAATAAACACATACAACTCTCAATCGTaatctaaaaatatttatagCTCATATCTAAATATTAAAGAAACACGTTTATGCAGATATAAATCCCAACTCAAAATTCTGAAAAATCACATGAAAAAAGAACTATCCATTAATCTTTTCCTCTTTTTCTTGTAGTTTGAAATTttttaagagttttatgatgcaAGAATAGGATGGGAGTtctaaaaataaagataatatATTGCAAGTATGTGTAATTTTTTCTCCCAAGCAAATTCagcatataatttatatttgttgATGAAGAAATTGGAAACTTGCATCAAGAATCCAGAAAGATGATGCATCTTGAAAGCATGTAAAATATCTGCCATCACAAGGCGCGACTCTTGAATTCGTACTCAAAACAACCAACAATGACATTCTCGACTGCACGACTAACTTGTATATCTTCTCAACCGATTTACCACTCCACAACTTAATCATCGTCGGATCAATCCATGGTTCTCAGAATTTTGAGTTGGCGGTGATACGATTATTTGCAGGTTTATATCTGCATAAACATGTGTCTTTAATATATTATGATAGGGgctataaatattttcaaattacaaTTGAGAGTTATAGTTGTTTGTtctttcaaatttaaatgaaattgttaatttactaaaattttaatttattttttttatttcaattttgcatgcttattttaatttttgttattattaattGTGGTTTATTTCATCCGGTTAGAgtacataaatatttttataatctaCTTTTTTAATGgttaataattcattattatGACTGATATATCCGAAGttagtgtgtgtatatatatatatatatatatatatatatatatatattttaatttcaatttttgaaaataaaagttgAAGATAATCTATCAATTATATAAACGATTACATATTGAAGAGATCTCCTTCGTTCTCTTTCCTACGTGGCTTCCTCTCAATCCTTTATTCTCTTCTCTCTTAATTCTCTCAAATCTCTATTCTCCATTCTCTAATCCACGTAGAGTTTGATAGGAATCAATAGATTCAATACACACCAAATCAAAATGCCTTAATTTCTCATCCTAAAGCAATAATTGAATCAGTTTCATCAATCATCGTTTCCATTGCTTGATTCTAGCAACCTTTCTCGCCCCAATCCATGTCAATATCAATAACACAGTTTTTGGGGGTAATTCAATAATTCGCTAAATCCATGTCATGACACAATTTTGGGAGGCGCGACTCCAGATGGGGCGACTCCACGCGGGTGCGACTCTCCTCCATCCTATCTCCTTCCCTATCGTCCGAACCCACCGGCACGGCGGCGACGCGAGGGCAAAAGAGAGACGCTGACATAATCATTGTGGGTGCCGGAGTCGCCGGCTCCGTCTTCGCTTACACTCTCAGAAAGGTATCACCTTCATTTTTTGATTAGAGAGCGATGTTAAatttctctttttccattttttgtTTGGTTGAATCTGCTttagaaaatttgaaattttaattcgTTTATGATTAGTTTGATTTTAATTGCTTCAGTAACTTATGAACTTGTGCTATTATCTTTTATGAACTTGTGATATTTTTCTCTTGCTGAGATGTGGTTTTCCTTTTTATTTCACCTGATTTCTTCATGTTGTCACTCAAATCTCTCTCGAGTTTTATGGGAATTACCAGAAATTTCAGTAATACATAGGAATATTGTAATAGATCGATCTATGTACTGATATTATTGTCCTGCTATATTTATTGTGTTCCACACGAAAAATGATAGAAGGGTGGGTAAATTTagttttctattatattatatttttataatgacGAATTTTTATGCAAAATGCTTAGATTGTGGAAGTGAATGttatcttgatgattgaataTCTCTCTTGAGATCATTTCAtgcatttgatatatataaaaatatgttttatatttttatcactACAAGTTGCAATCACTCCTTTCACTATCACTCATTTCACTGCTCTTGTATATCTAAACAGACTGATTCTACTTGCCTGGTGGGTGCTAATGTTCCTACCATGATATTATTATAGGATTTATTAGTGTCATGCCTAAGCATCTATAGAAGTGAAGATAACATTTTTTTTGTGCTTCTTTGCCATCAATTAGATGTAGTTAACCGTTAGTAGGTGCTTCTGGGCATCACATTTTTTTGATACATGTTGTACAAATCACATTCGATCTGCTACTGCTGCTTAGCTATGCTACTGTCATGTGCTTTTACTTTAAGTTATAAATGCCTTTAGAACTTGGATTTAGACTAATGTCATGGATTGTGACTTCTATAGACTATAGGTACTGCCAGCAACAGCCTGAGAAATCAGTATGTTATGTTTGTCATACTTCAGAAAATCTTTGGATGTGTCTTATTTACGGTTTTGTTGGCTGCGGGGGGTATTAAAtctgttactccctccgtccacgaaatgagtacccatatttcctttttcatccgtccacgaaatgagtacccatttccctttttggcaagtgtaccccacacatctctttaattaatacactcaaaaagtgggacccttaaactattcacattacactccatacat
The genomic region above belongs to Salvia miltiorrhiza cultivar Shanhuang (shh) chromosome 5, IMPLAD_Smil_shh, whole genome shotgun sequence and contains:
- the LOC130985099 gene encoding berberine bridge enzyme-like 15, which translates into the protein MGSPTSLILTLNIAIILALSLCASSQTIQEKYYQCITLNSELSIPFSTAFSAPDNASFATILESSAQNLRCLVSSVPKPQLIFTPYTENHVQVAVTCAKDLGLQLRVRSGGHDYEGLSYISTVPDEPFVVLDLSKLRSITVDLKNNCAWAQAGATVGELYYRISQKSKTHGFAAGLCPSLGIGGHITGGAYGTMMRKHGLGADNVIDARIVDANGVILDRESMGEDLFWALRGGGGASYGVILAWKVKLVPVPETVTVFTVPKSLEQGATKILSKWQQVADTIDDELFIRVIIQPTGAKKDERTMLTLYNAVYLGRADRLLQVMQQSFPELGLTKKDCTEMSWIQSVLYIAGFPGNTPPEILLQGKSLFKNYFKAKSDFVRKPIPEDGIEGLWKKMLEEDSPLMIFNPFGGMMGRIPESEIPFPHRKGVIFMIQYLSLWNDEKPETAAKHVDWIRRLYNYMAAYASMFPREAYVNYRDLDLGANKNGSSFIQASSWGTRYFKDNFNRLVEVKTKVDPGNFFRHEQSIPTLPLMNHGGEKSMMH